A single Elaeis guineensis isolate ETL-2024a chromosome 15, EG11, whole genome shotgun sequence DNA region contains:
- the LOC105058725 gene encoding RNA exonuclease 4 — MEHLVEHMRVSFHSVHEPKCGICQKHCRSFESLREHLIGPLPKIECARIFSIRGCSLCLNVFDSSNALRIHRGQCQLSRAAPNLNISLSRLSLQSSSSDYDARMQGPRVVALACKMVGGGSDGSLDLCARVCLIGEDENIIFHAYVRPQIPVTNYRYETTGIRPEHLRDATPLKQVQRRIQDFLCNGEPIWKIRSRGGKARRLVGHGLDHDLECLGIEYPAFMMRDTANYPPLMKTSKLSNSLKYLTQAYLGYDIQTGIQDPYEDCVAAMRLYIRMRSQAHPRDYSSGSGEAQNRNNFPSWRQRELERMTPDQLLELSGSDYYCWCLDS, encoded by the exons atggagcATTTGGTCGAACATATGAGGGTTTCATTTCACTCAGTCCATGAGCCCAAGTGTGGCATATGCCAGAAGCACTGCAGATCCTTTGAGTCACTCAGGGAGCATCTCATAG gACCACTGCCAAAGATCGAATGCGCGAGGATATTCAGCATACGAGGTTGCAGCTTGTGCCTGAACGTGTTTGATAGCTCAAATGCTCTTAGGATTCACCGTGGGCAGTGTCAACTTTCCCGAGCTGCTCCC AATCTCAACATAAGCTTGTCAAGGTTGAGCTTGCAGAGCAGCTCATCAGACTATGATGCACGAATGCAAGGCCCTCGGGTGGTTGCTTTGGCCTGCAAAATGGTTGGAGGAGGAAGTGATGGATCACTAGATCTGTGTGCAAGAGTTTGCCTCATAGGTGAAGATGAGAATATCATCTTCCATGCTTACGTCAGGCCCCAAATCCCAGTCACAAATTATAG GTACGAAACTACAGGCATAAGACCTGAACACTTGAGGGATGCAACGCCTTTGAAGCAAGTGCAAAGGAGGATACAGGATTTCCTTTGCAATGGAGAACCAATATGGAAAATAAGATCAAGGGGTGGGAAGGCAAGAAGACTTGTGGGACACGGTTTAGATCACGACCTCGAATGCCTCGGTATTGAGTATCCTGCATTTATGATGAG gGACACAGCCAACTATCCACCATTGATGAAAACAAGCAAGCTCAGCAACTCACTCAAATATCTAACACAAGCCTACCTTGG TTATGACATTCAGACTGGCATACAAGATCCATATGAGGATTGCGTGGCTGCAATGAGGCTCTACATTCGAATGCGGTCGCAAGCTCACCCGCGTGACTACTCTTCAGGGTCGGGCGAGGCCCAAAACCGTAACAACTTTCCATCTTGGAGGCAGAGGGAGCTCGAGAGGATGACACCAGATCAACTGTTGGAGCTTTCAGGCTCTGATTACTATTGTTGGTGCTTGGACTCTTGA
- the LOC105058724 gene encoding probable glycosyltransferase At5g03795, producing MEAIGLWKAATRRLGGAGVAGRWRRDIVAVALVVSAAAVILSFSAPYPVSVWFPPPSAVSFSHRTASSFSSSSSAVAGGDSSFDGSLLPPSNPIPIPPPSLSSFLQYEEPVASASTPPPSSLVAPLSSSDENSDDEEVEDSGGDLKMPPLWRKPGDASHSTDSTATTVPPPVVASPPPISKSDAVEGKSSTGEPKVPPLLPQIPVWLMSPDQQLIYAKREIDHAPLVLDDPDLYAPLFRNVSVFKRSYELMERILKVYIYKDGSRPIFHFPDLKGIYASEGWFMKLMEGNKQFVVKDGKKAHLFYLPYGARQLELTLYRPDSHNINDLLIFLRDYINMISAKYPYWNRTRGTDHFFVACHDWGPYTTKLHDEFKRNTIKALCNADVSEGVFIRGKDVSLPETYIRTPRRPLRDVGGKPVSQRSILAFFAGQMHGRVRPILIQYWRGKDADMRIYEALPHRVAKKMSYIQHMKTSKFCICPMGYEVNSPRIVEAIYYECVPVIIADNFVLPFDEVLDWSAFSVVVAEKDIPNLKDILLKIPLRQYITMQMNVKRLQKHFLWHAKPIKYDIFHMILHSVWFNRLNQIQV from the exons ATGGAGGCGATTGGACTGTGGAAGGCAGCGACGCGCCGGCTCGGAGGCGCCGGGGTGGCCGGCCGGTGGAGGAGGGATATCGTCGCCGTCGCCCTGGTGGTCTCCGCGGCAGCGGTGATCCTCTCCTTCTCCGCGCCGTATCCGGTGTCCGTTTGGTTCCCTCCTCCCTCCGCCGTCTCCTTTTCCCATAGAACcgcctcctctttctcttcctcctcctccgccgtcgccggaggagatTCGTCCTTTGATGgatctcttcttcctccttcaaaTCCTATCCCTATTCCTCCTCCTTCACTTAGCTCTTTTCTTCAGTACGAGGAGCCAGTAGCCTCTGCTTCTACTCCACCCCCAAGTTCTCTTGTCGCGCCTTTGTCCTCTTCAGATGAGAATTCTGACGACGAGGAGGTGGAAGATAGTGGCGGTGACCTAAAGATGCCTCCTTTATGGCGAAAG CCTGGTGATGCTTCACACTCGACCGACTCCACCGCTACGACCGTGCCGCCGCCGGTTGTGGCATCTCCTCCACCGATTTCGAAATCTGATGCTGTGGAGGGGAAATCAAGCACTGGGGAACCAAAGGTGCCGCCTTTGCTGCCACAG ATCCCCGTTTGGTTGATGTCTCCTGATCAGCAGCTTATATATGCGAAGAGAGAAATTGATCATGCCCCACTTGTTTTGGATGATCCTGATCTTTATGCTCCACTGTTCAGAAATGTTTCAGTTTTTAAGAG GAGCTATGAACTAATGGAAAGAATACTTAAAGTGTATATCTACAAGGATGGATCGAGACCTATTTTCCACTTTCCTGACCTTAAAGGCATCTACGCTTCTGAAGGATGGTTTATGAAATTAATGGAGGGAAACAAGCAATTTGTTGTGAAGGATGGAAAGAAGGCCCACTTATTCTATCTGCCATATGGTGCACGACAGCTAGAACTCACTCTTTATAGGCCTGATTCTCATAAtataaatgatcttttgatctttcTAAGGGACTACATCAACATGATCTCTGCTAAATATCCTTATTGGAACAGGACAAGAGGAACAGATCACTTCTTTGTTGCTTGCCATGATTGG GGTCCGTACACAACAAAATTGCATGATGAATTTAAAAGGAACACCATCAAAGCTCTATGCAATGCAGATGTCTCGGAAGGAGTATTTATTCGTGGAAAAGATGTCTCCCTCCCAGAAACCTACATCAGAACACCCAGAAGGCCTCTCAGGGATGTTGGAGGGAAACCTGTTTCCCAGAGGTCTATACTTGCCTTCTTTGCCGGACAAATGCATGGCCGTGTCAGACCCATCCTTATCCAGTACTGGCGTGGGAAAGATGCAGACATGAGAATCTATGAGGCCCTCCCACATAGGGTTGCTAAAAAGATGTCATACATTCAACACATGAAAACAAGCAAATTTTGCATTTGTCCAATGGGCTATGAAGTGAACAGCCCAAGGATAGTGGAGGCTATCTATTATGAGTGTGTTCCGGTTATAATAGCAGATAATTTTGTGCTTCCATTTGATGAAGTGCTTGACTGGAGTGCATTTTCAGTGGTCGTGGCAGAGAAGGATATACCTAACTTGAAGGATATCTTGTTGAAAATTCCACTAAGACAATATATAACCATGCAGATGAATGTGAAGAGGCTGCAGAAGCATTTTCTATGGCATGCTAAGCCAATAAAGTACGATATCTTCCACATGATACTGCACTCAGTTTGGTTCAATAGGCTGAATCAGATTCAAGTGTAG